From Carya illinoinensis cultivar Pawnee chromosome 5, C.illinoinensisPawnee_v1, whole genome shotgun sequence, one genomic window encodes:
- the LOC122309475 gene encoding probable protein phosphatase 2C 71 isoform X1, whose translation MLSLKMAHLLFFSHSPTPRSLSFSRFFHFSSKPFLSHEISTPIRELKRRPTQHPILSKHISPSGSLSDDFVILETIECSDGSVLFRFGNASEVEKMHEEKTINNDSGHNLCKQTEVDDLVDLISECREDGDVRDLNISVVENVSDPMSELRKGVFEGTVSKLASSASDFASEVSGSYGLERSTMENAHIGVTCPSMDDKDLSIDKMMNDVNGGKSDEGDVIEIMEVSAPLAAEPILNENTADESVDVDKIESSIVLDGSALSSEWKEEFNACDTHGSNVSGFTNFEAVDLPSIESIPTGEEISTAGFFLYSGAASLPYPSKALTGGGDAYFIAVRNWLGVADGVGHWSLEGVSTGLYACELMENCEKIVSDPKIAPVIKPEELLIRSAAESQSPGSSTVLVAYFDGQVLHVANIGDSGFMVIRNGAVLKRSSSIVYDFNFRLQIKRGDNPSDFIECYKIDLDEGDMIVTATDGLFDNLYELEIASAISESLQTSLEPQDIAEYLATRAQKVGQSTRARTPFADAAQAAGYVGCTGGKPDDVTVIVSLVQRRSSSDSHDQGTHPVRTTMN comes from the exons ATGCTCAGCCTCAAAATGGCTCATCTACTCTTCTTCTCACATTCTCCCACACCTCGCTCTTTGAGCTTTTCTCGATTCTTCCATTTCTCCTCCAAACCTTTCCTGTCACATGAAATTTCTACTCCAATTCGTGAGCTGAAGCGAAGGCCGACGCAGCACCCGATACTTTCCAAACATATCTCACCGTCTGGTTCTTTGTCCGACGATTTCGTCATTTTGGAAACAATCG AGTGTTCCGATGGCAGTGTGCTTTTCCGGTTTGGAAATGCTAGTGAGGTCGAGAAAATGCATGAGGAAAAGACCATTAACAATGACTCTGGACATAATTTATGCAAACAAACTGAAGTGGACGACCTTGTTGATCTGATCTCTGAATGTAGAGAGGATGGCGATGTTCGTGATTTAAATATTAGCGTGGTAGAAAACGTAAGCGATCCTATGTCAGAATTGAGGAAAGGAGTGTTCGAAGGCACTGTATCCAAATTGGCATCTTCTGCATCTGACTTCGCTTCTGAAGTATCTGGTAGTTATGGTTTAGAAAGAAGTACCATGGAAAATGCTCATATTGGGGTTACTTGTCCCTCAATGGATGACAAGGATCTTAGCATTGATAAaatgatgaatgatgtaaacggGGGAAAAAGTGATGAGGGTGATGTGATTGAGATAATGGAAGTGTCCGCACCATTAGCGGCCGAACCAATTCTAAATGAGAATACAGCGGATGAATCTGTTGATGTGGACAAAATTGAAAGCTCAATAGTG TTAGATGGGAGTGCCCTTTCCTCAGAATGGAAGGAAGAATTCAATGCGTGTGATACACATGGAAGCAATGTTTCTGGATTTACAAATTTTGAAGCAGTAGACTTGCCTTCCATCGAGAGTATTCCGACTGG ggaGGAAATATCTACAGCAGGATTTTTCCTTTACTCTGGAGCTGCTTCATTGCCATATCCCTCTAAG GCATTGACAGGTGGAGGAGATGCTTACTTCATTGCTGTCCGGAACTGGCTTGGTGTGGCCGATGGAGTTGGGCATTGGTCGCTGGAAG gTGTTAGTACTGGACTATATGCCTGCGAGCTGATGGAGAACTGTGAAAAGATTGTGTCGGATCCCAAAATTGCTCCAGTGATCAAACCAGAGGAGCTGCTTATAAGAAGTGCTGCAGAATCACAATCTCCTGGATCATCTACTGTTTTGGTCGCTTACTTTGATGGTCAG GTCCTTCATGTGGCCAATATTGGAGACTCGGGATTTATGGTAATAAGAAATGGTGCTGTTCTTAAGAGATCATCCTCAATAGTCTATGACTTCAATTTTCGGTTACAGATTAAAAGAGGCGATAATCCCTCAGATTTCATAGAG TGCTACAAGATTGATCTGGATGAGGGAGATATGATTGTCACTGCAACTGATGGCCTTTTTGACAATTTGTATGAGCTAGAGATTGCTTCAGCTATATCAGAGTCACTGCAAACGAGTTTGGAACCTCAG GATATAGCAGAGTACTTGGCCACGAGAGCTCAAAAGGTGGGGCAGTCAACACGTGCAAGGACTCCATTTGCAGATGCAGCCCAGGCGGCAGGGTATGTGGGATGTACTGGTGGCAAGCCCGATGATGTGACTGTCATTGTTTCATTGGTGCAAAGGAGATCCAGCTCTGATTCACA TGACCAAGGAACTCACCCGGTTAGAACAACCATGAATTAG
- the LOC122309475 gene encoding probable protein phosphatase 2C 71 isoform X2 — MLSLKMAHLLFFSHSPTPRSLSFSRFFHFSSKPFLSHEISTPIRELKRRPTQHPILSKHISPSGSLSDDFVILETIECSDGSVLFRFGNASEVEKMHEEKTINNDSGHNLCKQTEVDDLVDLISECREDGDVRDLNISVVENVSDPMSELRKGVFEGTVSKLASSASDFASEVSGSYGLERSTMENAHIGVTCPSMDDKDLSIDKMMNDVNGGKSDEGDVIEIMEVSAPLAAEPILNENTADESVDVDKIESSIVLDGSALSSEWKEEFNACDTHGSNVSGFTNFEAVDLPSIESIPTGEEISTAGFFLYSGAASLPYPSKALTGGGDAYFIAVRNWLGVADGVGHWSLEGVSTGLYACELMENCEKIVSDPKIAPVIKPEELLIRSAAESQSPGSSTVLVAYFDGQCYKIDLDEGDMIVTATDGLFDNLYELEIASAISESLQTSLEPQDIAEYLATRAQKVGQSTRARTPFADAAQAAGYVGCTGGKPDDVTVIVSLVQRRSSSDSHDQGTHPVRTTMN, encoded by the exons ATGCTCAGCCTCAAAATGGCTCATCTACTCTTCTTCTCACATTCTCCCACACCTCGCTCTTTGAGCTTTTCTCGATTCTTCCATTTCTCCTCCAAACCTTTCCTGTCACATGAAATTTCTACTCCAATTCGTGAGCTGAAGCGAAGGCCGACGCAGCACCCGATACTTTCCAAACATATCTCACCGTCTGGTTCTTTGTCCGACGATTTCGTCATTTTGGAAACAATCG AGTGTTCCGATGGCAGTGTGCTTTTCCGGTTTGGAAATGCTAGTGAGGTCGAGAAAATGCATGAGGAAAAGACCATTAACAATGACTCTGGACATAATTTATGCAAACAAACTGAAGTGGACGACCTTGTTGATCTGATCTCTGAATGTAGAGAGGATGGCGATGTTCGTGATTTAAATATTAGCGTGGTAGAAAACGTAAGCGATCCTATGTCAGAATTGAGGAAAGGAGTGTTCGAAGGCACTGTATCCAAATTGGCATCTTCTGCATCTGACTTCGCTTCTGAAGTATCTGGTAGTTATGGTTTAGAAAGAAGTACCATGGAAAATGCTCATATTGGGGTTACTTGTCCCTCAATGGATGACAAGGATCTTAGCATTGATAAaatgatgaatgatgtaaacggGGGAAAAAGTGATGAGGGTGATGTGATTGAGATAATGGAAGTGTCCGCACCATTAGCGGCCGAACCAATTCTAAATGAGAATACAGCGGATGAATCTGTTGATGTGGACAAAATTGAAAGCTCAATAGTG TTAGATGGGAGTGCCCTTTCCTCAGAATGGAAGGAAGAATTCAATGCGTGTGATACACATGGAAGCAATGTTTCTGGATTTACAAATTTTGAAGCAGTAGACTTGCCTTCCATCGAGAGTATTCCGACTGG ggaGGAAATATCTACAGCAGGATTTTTCCTTTACTCTGGAGCTGCTTCATTGCCATATCCCTCTAAG GCATTGACAGGTGGAGGAGATGCTTACTTCATTGCTGTCCGGAACTGGCTTGGTGTGGCCGATGGAGTTGGGCATTGGTCGCTGGAAG gTGTTAGTACTGGACTATATGCCTGCGAGCTGATGGAGAACTGTGAAAAGATTGTGTCGGATCCCAAAATTGCTCCAGTGATCAAACCAGAGGAGCTGCTTATAAGAAGTGCTGCAGAATCACAATCTCCTGGATCATCTACTGTTTTGGTCGCTTACTTTGATGGTCAG TGCTACAAGATTGATCTGGATGAGGGAGATATGATTGTCACTGCAACTGATGGCCTTTTTGACAATTTGTATGAGCTAGAGATTGCTTCAGCTATATCAGAGTCACTGCAAACGAGTTTGGAACCTCAG GATATAGCAGAGTACTTGGCCACGAGAGCTCAAAAGGTGGGGCAGTCAACACGTGCAAGGACTCCATTTGCAGATGCAGCCCAGGCGGCAGGGTATGTGGGATGTACTGGTGGCAAGCCCGATGATGTGACTGTCATTGTTTCATTGGTGCAAAGGAGATCCAGCTCTGATTCACA TGACCAAGGAACTCACCCGGTTAGAACAACCATGAATTAG